The following are from one region of the Cyclopterus lumpus isolate fCycLum1 chromosome 21, fCycLum1.pri, whole genome shotgun sequence genome:
- the gtpbp8 gene encoding GTP-binding protein 8 isoform X2: MFCLWPSLWLQPGTQVCFVNWQRVHKLASLQKATALPQKKVQSLLYPFSALEAYLDRSVDRTQFQLFHPSLEDMVKAEKFFCSTQSHRIDYYVSAERMDHVPALKPPEVCFIGRSNVGKSSLIKCLFSLTPELEVRVSKTPGHTKKMNFFRVGKAFTVVDMPGYGHRAPTDFVDMVEPYLHTRKNLVRTFLLVDGSVGLQKADMIALEMCEEMRRPYVMVVTKIDKCGSGTLLCNLMDLQDVVKTQTTSCFPQPLLVSSLQFWGIYLLRCFIAHVTGSIRLTDTSRS; encoded by the exons ATGTTTTGTCTCTGGCCGTCCCTGTGGCTTCAGCCCGGGACACAGGTTTGCTTCGTCAACTGGCAGAGAGTCCATAAACTTGCCTCGCTTCAGAAAGCTACAGCGCTCCCCCAGAAGAAAGTCCAGAGCTTGCTCTACCCCTTTAGTGCACTGGAGGCGTACCTGGACAG gtcTGTGGACAGGACACAGTTCCAGCTCTTCCATCCCAGTCTGGAGGACATGGTTAAAGCAGAGAagttcttctgctccacacAGTCTCACAGGATCGATTACTACGTCTCTGCAGAAAGGATGGACCATGTTCCTGCACTGAAACCTCCGGAG GTGTGTTTCATCGGCAGAAGCAACGTGGGCAAGTCCTCTCTCATCAAGTGTCTGTTCTCCCTGACTCCCGAGCTCGAGGTCCGAGTCTCCAAAACTCCA GGTCACACGAAGAAGATGAACTTCTTCAGAGTGGGTAAAGCTTTCACCGTCGTTGACATGCCAGGCTACGGACACAGAGCACCCACAGACtttgtggacatggtggagccGTATCTCCACACCAGGAAGAA TCTGGTGAGGACGTTCCTGTTGGTCGATGGCAGTGTTGGTCTGCAGAAGGCCGACATGATCGCCCTGGAGATGTGTGAAGAGATGAGACGTCCATACGTG ATGGTGGTGACAAAGATTGACAAATGTGGGTCCGGAACACTGCTGTGCAACCTAATGGATCTTCAGGATGTGGTCAAAACACAAACCACAAGCTGCTTCCCTCAGCCACTCCTGGTCAG CTCCCTCCAGTTCTGGGGGATCTACCTCCTGAGATGCTTCATTGCTCATGTAACAGGCAGCATCAGGTTAACGGACACCTCTCGGAGCTGA
- the gtpbp8 gene encoding GTP-binding protein 8 isoform X1, whose translation MFCLWPSLWLQPGTQVCFVNWQRVHKLASLQKATALPQKKVQSLLYPFSALEAYLDRSVDRTQFQLFHPSLEDMVKAEKFFCSTQSHRIDYYVSAERMDHVPALKPPEVCFIGRSNVGKSSLIKCLFSLTPELEVRVSKTPGHTKKMNFFRVGKAFTVVDMPGYGHRAPTDFVDMVEPYLHTRKNLVRTFLLVDGSVGLQKADMIALEMCEEMRRPYVRLPVPANRFIRCANKLLKPMVVTKIDKCGSGTLLCNLMDLQDVVKTQTTSCFPQPLLVSSLQFWGIYLLRCFIAHVTGSIRLTDTSRS comes from the exons ATGTTTTGTCTCTGGCCGTCCCTGTGGCTTCAGCCCGGGACACAGGTTTGCTTCGTCAACTGGCAGAGAGTCCATAAACTTGCCTCGCTTCAGAAAGCTACAGCGCTCCCCCAGAAGAAAGTCCAGAGCTTGCTCTACCCCTTTAGTGCACTGGAGGCGTACCTGGACAG gtcTGTGGACAGGACACAGTTCCAGCTCTTCCATCCCAGTCTGGAGGACATGGTTAAAGCAGAGAagttcttctgctccacacAGTCTCACAGGATCGATTACTACGTCTCTGCAGAAAGGATGGACCATGTTCCTGCACTGAAACCTCCGGAG GTGTGTTTCATCGGCAGAAGCAACGTGGGCAAGTCCTCTCTCATCAAGTGTCTGTTCTCCCTGACTCCCGAGCTCGAGGTCCGAGTCTCCAAAACTCCA GGTCACACGAAGAAGATGAACTTCTTCAGAGTGGGTAAAGCTTTCACCGTCGTTGACATGCCAGGCTACGGACACAGAGCACCCACAGACtttgtggacatggtggagccGTATCTCCACACCAGGAAGAA TCTGGTGAGGACGTTCCTGTTGGTCGATGGCAGTGTTGGTCTGCAGAAGGCCGACATGATCGCCCTGGAGATGTGTGAAGAGATGAGACGTCCATACGTG CGCCTGCCTGTACCTGCAAACCGCTTCATCCGCTGTGCCAACAAACTACTTAAACCG ATGGTGGTGACAAAGATTGACAAATGTGGGTCCGGAACACTGCTGTGCAACCTAATGGATCTTCAGGATGTGGTCAAAACACAAACCACAAGCTGCTTCCCTCAGCCACTCCTGGTCAG CTCCCTCCAGTTCTGGGGGATCTACCTCCTGAGATGCTTCATTGCTCATGTAACAGGCAGCATCAGGTTAACGGACACCTCTCGGAGCTGA